In the genome of Candoia aspera isolate rCanAsp1 chromosome 4, rCanAsp1.hap2, whole genome shotgun sequence, the window ACATaaagcccccctccctccctccctccctccagcaaGCCCCCCAATATTTCAGAGGCCAGCTGGAGCCCCCTCCAGTCCGAGGTGGGGCTGGACCGTTCCAACGGGACAAAAGGGGACCAGGCCGCGGGACCCCATCGCCCTCGCCATCCGCAGCAGGGGCCAGCCAGCGCCACGAGGGCGGCAAACCGGCCATTGATTGATTGCCCCCATTTCGAAGGCGCCCAACCATCTCACCCAAGGCGACTCTGGGGGCGCTGGAGGGGCTTCCGGGCTCCTGGAAAGTCTGGGGATTCCCTCGGAATCGGGGAATCCCGCCGTGAGAGGCGGTCCCACCTCCCCCGACTCTCGGCTGCTCGACCTGCACGTGGAGAAAGTGGGCTGCGGAGTCAGCGGAGGCGCCCCAGGGAGCCCAGCGCGCGGCAGCTGCTGGGACCGCCTTTCTCCCCCAACGCGCGTCCTCCCTCGACGGCCTTGACCATCTCCGGGATGGTCGTCCCCGCGGGCAGCGCTGCCCCGGCGACCGCTTTCTGGGTTCGCACGAGACGCTGCCTCGCAAACGGACCAAGGACCGCGTTCAAACAACTCCTCCGGACAACAAAACTCTCCACCGGTctttttcaacctcggcaactttaagatgggggggCCTCAAcgcctagctggctggggaattctgggagttgaagtccccccatcttaaagttgccgaggttgagagacactgctctaaaCGGTTTTGCGAGTGATCCAGAATTGCACGTTGTGCGAATGCAGCAGAGAAGTCTCGAGACGACCCGGCTACGCGTGTCGTGTGAAGACAACCACTAGCCTCCTCGACGCCCCCGCGGTCGGCCCCCTGCTCTAAACCGAAGCCAACCCGCACTGGtgcccctcctcctctctccaccCCCGGCCGGGGCATGCTGGGAGACGTAGTTCTTCCCGGACGGCTGCCGGAGAaccgagcgagcgagcgagcgagccgGCCGGGCGCCGCCGCAGCCATGGACCCCCCCGCCGCCGGGGTCTCCGTCCGGGCGTGCCGAGCCGAGGACTGCGCGGACGTGGGGCGCATGATCCGGGTGCGCGCAGGGCGACCTCTCCGAGGAATCTGGCTGCGGGAAGCCCGGGCGAGCGGGGAGGgggagcctgcctgcctgcctggcccCGCGGGGGGGCGAGGCTGGGGCCCCTCGGGCGCCTGTCCACTGCTGCTGCTCCGGAGCTCCGCAGCCGACTTGGCGGCGGGGGAAGGCGCGCCCGGGACCCCCCACCTCTGTCCCCCAGAGCTTTGGGAGCCGCTTCCGGAGCCCCCCCCAAAGTTTCAAAACGCCCCCCTGGGCTGAAGGGGGCGACCTGGCCACCTGCTCTCGCTGCTTGCTTCAATCAAATGCAATCAATCAAATGCAATCAATCAAACGAAAGGAACTCAGTTCAAGCTGGGTCTGGCCCTGCTGCCtcttggggggggcgggggggctttGCCCTCCACCCCAATGGGATAGGCCAGCCTGCATCAAGGCTGAGCTGGAAGCAGAGAGAGTCACCTGGTCCAGATTGGTCAGAACTGGGATTCTGCAAGGTTTGGACCCTTTGCTGAGGGCCAGCAGATCCCAGGGAccccccacccatccacccacgcACTTTCCTGGCAGAGCCAAGGGATGTCTTTGCCCCCTTATTTCCAGAGCCTTTTCTAGCTGCCCACTGAAGATAGCAAaggttctgccccccccccccccgccagttcCCAAGGTCAGCCGGAAGTTGGGTGGCGCCCAAATTGAATACCTTAAATCGAATAAAAGTGGCAGTTCCTATCTCGGTGGGTCCCCAGAAGGAAGCCCTTTAAGAGAACTTTCCGATTCTCAGCCCAGCGCCAGTGGCCCCGGAGGGTGCAGATTGGGAAGgcggttttgtgtgtgtgttgggtcAAAAGGAAACGAGTTGCTCAGGGGGGTCGGGTGGGGGTCGAGAAAAGGAATTGCGAAGGTCCTGATCAAAGAGACTGAGACTGAGGCTTGACCTGACTTTTCTCTTGTGTCCCCCTCCCAGGAACTGGCAGTCTTTGAAAAACTTCCCGAGCAGGTCAAAATCACGGATGAAGGTGAGGCCTGAGCCCCCCACCCCTGAAGTAACCCCCTCCCTCCTTCAGATCACCCTGTtcctagagcagtgcttcccaaccctggccactttaaggtccgtggaattccccagtcagcaaggggTCCCTGCCCCAAACACCTTACAGTGTATTATTCGTCAGAGGGGAGGAGACCCCTTTGAGCAACGTAAGGCAGAAGTTGGCACCCACGCAGTAAACAGCCTGATTTGGTCCACAGACCACTTTCCCTTCCCAAAGATGCACATCCACGTGGAGGGCTACTGTCCTTGcatgtcccccaccccaccccttttgaacCCACCTGCTTTTCTCCCACTTGGCCTGAGCAGGGCTTTGCGAAGACGGCTTCTGTCAAGACCCCTTCTACAAATGCGTCGTGGCCGAGCTCCCCCCTGAATGCCGGAGCAAAGAGGGTGAGTTGGGCTCCCATTCGCCTCCAGGTGTGAGCCCCGCTATGcggagcagggcttctcaacctcggcagctttaagatgtgtggttttcaactcccagaattccccagccagcatgtgctacTGGGGATACTACTTCCAGAGCCTCAGGACCAATCCTTAGGCAGTGGCTGACCCGGGTGGGGAGGGGCATGTCCAGAATGGCCTTTATGGGCCACCGAGCTTTCCAGGTCCCACTGGCTGCCCCGCTGGCATCCCAGGTGGAGGACTGAACGGGTCCCGTGGCTCTCGCTGGGCGCGTGGCTGAAGGGGAAGTGCTGCTTGGAAGCGAGCGGCTCGGGGCGAGCGAAGGCCGCCGCTCTCGCGGGACGGGGACACGGCCCAAAGGAGGGCGCTGGGTGTGGTTGAACCTGGGTGCCCAGAAGTGGGCCAAGGCCCTAATTCATCCCAGACAGACCTCGAGCCTCAAAGCTCTCATTTCAAAACAGATTAAGCTCCTTCTTGCTCTCTTCCCCTCCAGGGCACACCATCATAGGGTACGGCCTGTATTTTTTCACTTACAGCACCTGGAAAGGCAGGAACATCTACATGGAAGACCTCTATGTGATGCCAGAATTTCGGGGTGTGTAGCTTGGTTGGGGTGAGGGGGGCCCGGGAAGGGGCCGGGGTGAGTGGGAAGCAACGGCCGTTTTTAAAACGTGGGCGTGTGCATGTTCACAGACGTGCGTGAACCTTAACAACCAAAATAGGTGTTGCGGAGAGGGCCCAAAACCTGCCCTGCCCTTGTAGCACCCATCCACGATGCAGCCACGCGATTCAGAGTGGCTGAGTTGAGTCCTGCTCTtgtccccctcttcctcctccccgtGCAGGGAAAGGAGTCGGAAGGAAGCTCCTGAGCGAGATCGCTAAGGTAGGGAGCGTGTCCTTCTCCGTCATGCCCCAGCTGGCCATTGCCAAGAAGAGGGCCTGTCTGGGGGGGAAATTGCCCAGGGAAGTGGGGGGGTTCTTGCAAGCCTCCATTGCTTGGCCCCTCAATTCGGTTTGCCAGCTGGAATCCAAAGCCATGAGGGCAACACGGGCATCATGATGGCATCGTGCAAAGAACATCAGGATCGGCACAACCTTATTGGCCAGCCCTCATGGAGGCTTGTGTGCATTTGTGGCCCTCAAGATCTCCCCGTTTCCCGTCCCAAAGCACTGGCCCCTTTCCCCCCAGGGACTCCTCCAGCTAAGGCCCCCTTCCCAGCTAAGCCCCCCTGCTCGTCTCTGCCCTCCAGATCGGCTTGGAAAAAGGCTGCTCTCAGATGAGGCTCGGGGTGCTGGATTGGAACCGTGGGGCCATCGACTTCTACCTCCGCCGAGGGGCGGTGGATTTGACAGCCACGGAGGGCTGGCACTTCTTCCGGTTTGAAGCAGAGGCTCTGCAGCAGCTGGCGCTGGGGGAGGCGGGCACAGGAGGTGGGCTCAGGTCATCAAGGGCACAGGGTCCCGCCTCTGCTGGAAGGGAAGCAGCCAGAGGGTTTCTCCCAGGCCCTCAGAATCTGCACAGGCTGACCCAGGAttaataaaacagtaataaaacagtaataaaagccTAGATTTCTAGTAAGCATCGTGGAATTCATTGTTCTTATTTCCTTACTTCATGACCTGAATAATCTTTTACTCTGTTTTTGAATCAGAAACTTTCCCAGGGAAAGTTAATAACAACAGTCCAAACGAGGCAGTCCCTCCCCACAGGTGTGCAATCTAGAAGGCATGGCATGAAAGGAAAAGGCGATGGAGAGGGAAGAGGAGCAAAGCAGACTTGGGTATCCATACCAAAACGAGAAGGGAGGCAGGTGATGCAGAAAAAGACACCCCCCCGCATTATATGATAAGGCCCTTCCCTGGTCTGGAtctctccagatgtgttcagCTCCCATCACACTCAGGCAGCAGGCCTACTATGCATTATCCCCATTGGATAACCATCCCGGAATCTTGGGATAACCAATTCCATCAATTTCAGGACACAGGTGATGCGGAGAAAACTCTTTCAGCACTGGGCTCCTTGGAGCACCCCCAGTGACCGCATGGCCCCCTTTCTCCGAGTCCCAGGTAGGCTGACTTTCTACAGCCTGCTTAGCCGGCTTCCTGAGTGGTCCCACGTTCCGGGTTTTTACAGGGGAATGAACTCTCAACTAACTGTGGGCCAGAGGTCACCTGACAAGCCACAATCCCCAGAAGTTAGAATCAAGCCAGCTTAGCATGGTGGACGAAGGCTGTGCTGGGGCCCCAAGCCGGGCCTCACTGGTGGCCGACAGTGGGAGCGAGGCTGCATGTCGGGGCAGCAGCCATCCAGCTAACGCAGCGCCACAGAGGAAAAGCCTATTTCTACCGTGGGTTTTTGCAGCAGCATTGGATTTATTTGCTCGAAGTATCTAGCAGGGGCTCTGCGCTGTCCTCGTCACGGCAGCCCCTGTTTTGCTCACTGCTTCACCTGCATTTCACACAACCAGTGAATTGGGGTGTTGCAGTATTCATTACTCCACAGACCGTCTCGGTAGAGCATCACGCAGTAAGCGAAGTTCTGGGCCCTGGGGGTGAACATGTTCGGCTGCCTGGGTCTCCAGTCGCTGGAATGAGCAAAGCAGAAAGCGCAGGCTCAGACGAGGGACAGGAGGAAccccccttcccacccacccTCTTGGCAAAGAATCTCGGAAGGCAAGGGAACCCGGGAGGCCCTCTAGTCTGACCCCCACCCACAGCAGGAATCCACTGCTCCCCTGGCTGTGTTGATGGGAgtcatggaattctgggagtcggagtccacacagcttaaagctgctgaggttgagcaatGCTGGCCTAGGGAGCCTTTGCTACTTTCAGAGTCTCAGGGCCGAGCCTTAGGTGGTGGCCGACCCGGGCGGCGACAGGCGTCACAGGCGAGGCAGCTCTTCCTAGCCTGGCAAATTGTGTGAATTGGCCAGTGCAGCTCGTTCACACTGGAGTGGATGCAAACTCGGGTCAGTTGAGGAAACCTGGTTAGTTAACTGTGGGCAAGCACGTTAGGGGAGATCAGCCCTATTGTTAGGAAAGCCTGCTGAGCGgccagtgtattgtgtgaatccaccaGTGAGTGATCTCGGTTCAGCCTCTGGCAAACTAGcctaccgcccagagtccctcctttgggggaagacgggcagtggcaaaatttaatattaagaaaaaatgtcCACACGTGCTCATTGCTGACCCTGCTTTTGGGAGAAGGGGGTGCACAGTCCCTGCCCTGAGGGAGTACGGAGAATCCATGGGGTGCAGCTCTCTTGCTCCAGGTTCCGTGGTACCTAACTGTGGGCTTCTTCCCCCTGCAGCAGGACCCTGCCAAGATTGTGGGATCAACCGCTGGGTCCCCTTGCACACTTGGAGGACCTCCCCCTGTGACTCACTTGCACTAAGAGTGCCGTGAAGCTGGTGCTGAGAAATGAAGCCCACCAACCGTCTGCTTCCAGGACTGAATTAGGGCAAGGGGATTTCAGCTGCTTCCATGCAGCATGCTGTGTAGAGCCAGAAGGGAGCTCCCCCAGGGAGGCAAGCGTGCAAATGTGAAACTTAAAGCGTGGAAGGGGACCTCCTAGCTGGGGATGGTGGGGATGGCGCCcgagaacatctggagggcacccggtAGGAGAAGTCCTATCGGACTGGGGCTGGCAAGAGAGGGCAGCGGGGAAGCTCACATTCTGCGCAGAGTGTATGTTGTCCCGTCCACCCACTTCCAGGTGTCGCTACTGTACTTCAGACCGATCCAAGTGACGCGTGGCTTGGTCAGCGCAGACACAAATTGCTAGGTGAGAGAAAAACCAGAGTGGGCGTGAACAGGGCCACAGAGGCTCTCGGCCCTCCCCCTGCCCAGCAGCCTCTCCCCTGGCCACAGACCCATGAAGCAACCAGCGTTCAGGCACTGACCCCCTCTGAGTAGCTGGTGATGATCACCAGGTGGGCATTTTTCCCTTCGCAGTCTTCTTTGGCATCGTTCCAGGTCTTCTGGGCCGCGGAGACCCAGTAGCAGCTTTTCCCAAGCAGATGCCACCCCTTGGGGCAGCAAGCCCTTTGCGGCCCTGCAGGGGTGGGGCAGGAGGtggagaagagatgggggggaggggcacgCCCGTTACAGCTGGAATAGGGACCACCCTCTGCCCTGGGCAGGCAGGGTGCTGGGGATGCCAATGCAGCGGGCAGCCCTCACAGATCCAGGAGGAAGCAGCTGATCCCAGCAGGGGCAAATCCAGGTTGCAATCAAGAGCTTGGGAGGGCCCAGCTGACCTGTCCGGTTGTGCTTCGTGTCCTCCAGGTCGCAGTTCAGCTTCTGGAGGGTGGCCTGTAGCTTGGTGATCTGGTCCTGGAACTGGGTCTTCACTGAAAACAGGGAAAGGCAAGGTGCACGTTGGCACTGAGCCCAGGCGAGTGAGGATCTCATTCTGAGTGTGGGACTGCACTGGGAAATCTCTCACTTGCCCACAGTTGGACTTTCGGACGCCTGCGTTAGCCCAGACTTACCCTCTTTTGCTTCTTCACTCAGATTTTTCACCATCTGCTCGACCTTTAGCAGAGTTTTCAAGCTGTTGGCCTCTGGGAAGGGGATAAAGAGGTTAGagcttctcaatctcagcaactttcaggtgtgtggacttcaagccatgctggctggggaattctgggagttgaagtccgcacacctgaaagttgctgagattgagaaaccctgggttagagcATTGAACGATCGTGAGTCTTGGCTAATGAAGAAAAGAGGAGGGACAGAATCCAGCTGGCGGAGAAAGAAGGTTGTTCTCCCAACGGCCCTCACCTCAGGCCCCATAGGACTCCTCTCCAGGCCAAACGCCATAGAAATGCACCCACCACCACTTCCCTCCTTGCAGAATGGCCGGCCAGTTTCACCCTGAACGCCAGGATTCCTCGACTCACTCTTTTGCTCCAGAGCGGCTAATTCTGCCACAATCGTGCGATTGACGCCCTTCACATCTTCCTCCATGCTCTGCAAGGCTGCACTGTAGTTGCGCCCTGGGGAGAGGAAGCAGGCATCTTGCTTGCTTCTTTGAACCCCGCTCCGTGCATCCGCTCATCCACTTTTGCTGTCTGTGCAGCACAACCCacagcattttttccccttgcttgcTAAATGCCTTCCCGCACCTCAGGGTCACTTTGCAGGTGACAGGCCCCGCACGATGGCTGCCCCTTTAAATCATTCTTTTGTGCATGGTTTGTGGGTCACTGTGTGCTGTAGCTGCTTTGCAGTGATTGACTGGAAGGAAACCCCAACATCAGTTCCCTGCTAGAATATATTATCCACAGGGGCACTCATAAAGAGAAGTATCTTCTATAATGTTTACTTACAAACAACAGACATTAAATATGGGTCTCTTGTAATGTTAATTAGTAACTTCTCCCTAGCAATTTATGTTTCCTGTCCATCGTTTTCCTCTCATCTGTCTGGGGGGGTCGGGGGGGGGAACTAATGaatcatttccatttctttctttctttcgcaaGCCTACACgatagaagaaagaaatatttaaaagaagaaggaaaacaatagGGGAAGAGCTGCAAGACGCGGAAGCTGTAAGCAGGAAACTTTTGATTAAAGACACAGTGACCCTGAAATGGCCACAACAGCTTTTTACCGGTCCCACAGCAGGGGGGTTACCGGTTATCCTATAGCGGAATGGCCATCACAAAACGCGATTTGCGAACCCTGTTCTTTGGGTTCTTCACTTACAAGGGAACAAGCGCAGGACGCTTCTTGGGTTGCTGCTCCGGATCTCCTCCACAACATCacgccccctcccttccagatccTCTCCACCTCACCCACCCCTGAGGGACAGTCGTGCCCTGTCACAGAAAGCTCTCCTCCCCCTGGCTTTGCCATGTCACCTCACTCTTCTTACTCACCCACAAAGCCAAAGGCGATGATGGAGAGggtaacaacaacaagaagtccCAGCAGGATGAAAGTCACCCTCCGGCCAGAGCAAACACGCTGTCGCCAGGAGTCCTGGGGGGCAAACCCCGCCATGGCTGGGGAGGACACAGAACTAAAGCTCTCTTAGCCTGTCTTGGCCGACACATCAAATAAAaaatagtcctcaacttatgaccacaattgggaccagaacttccattgctaagcgaggtggtcattaagtgagttgtgcccgattttatgacctttttgccacagtcattaagtgaatcacatggtcattaaacaaatctggcttcccccattgactttgcttgtcagaagccggctaggaagatcgcaaatggtgatcatgtgaccctgggatgcttcaaccattgtaaatacatgttgGTTGTCAAGCACCTAAATTTTGATCaagtgaccgcagggatgctgtgacagtcgtaagtgtgaggactggttgcaagtcactttttcactGCCAAcacaactttgaacagtcgctaaacgaatggttgtaagtcaaggactacctgtactgtggccttttgtgtgtgagagaggactGTATAAGAACACCCATTGACTGAGAACGCACAATGCTCGGTGTACCACAGTGGCTGGTACCTCCCTGCGCGCTAAGCCGCAAAAAGGCTGCCTCCATTGGGGATTAGGCAGAGGTCGCCTACCACCATCACAGGGCCTGGGCCCCTTGGACTCTCGGTCCAGGCTCATGCGAGGCTCTCGACTGGGCTCGGGTGAGGCCGGTTCCTCGCGGTCCAGCCGTTGCCTTCCCACCGCTTGCGTGAACCAGCCTGTCCCGCAGGTTCACCGAGGGTTCCTTTGTCTCAGCAGAGCACTTGGCTGCCTCCTGCTGAGTGGGGTCAGGACTGAGTAGGTTGTGTGAAGCTTGGCTTGTGGATCACCGCGATGTAGACGTGGCGTCCAACCCGGCAGGGTCTGAAAGGGGATGAGATGCGCAGCCAGCCGCTACGAGTTTCTTCCCTCTCTGACTTGCACTGTCCAAGAACGGGAGAGGTGGGGCCGTCTGTTATGGGTGGTGGTGCAGTGGTCCCGCATTCCCCAGTGCCCAGGAAGTCCCCAGACTCTCCAAGCCAGGAGTCCCGGATACCGTTCTGAGGCCAGCTGAGAAGATTCCCCATCTTCTCAAGTGGAGGGTCTATCAGCCTGATCTGCAGGAGAtcctgcaggaggaggaagaggatccTATCCTTGGGCACAGAAGGGTGCGGAGGCTTCCAGTTGGGCCTCTCCGGCTGTCTGATTCCTCGATTGTAGGGCTGACCGCCACGGCTGACACGCGGACCTCCCTTCCACCAGGTACCCAGCTGGCCACCTGACCAGGACACGGAGGAGATGGTCAGGAGCAAAGCAGGAGGACCTTCCTGTAGCAGCTGGCTAGCCCCTGCACGGCACCAAGGCTGCCGAGGGCGACGGAGTCCCCTGGCCTGGTCCCCTTTTGTCCCGTTGGAACAGTCCAAGTCGGAAGAGGCCCCCAGGTGGCCTCAGTGGCTGGTCTGAAATATTGGGGGGCttgctggagggagggagggagggagggggcctttaatctttgggagaattTCTCCTGCCCC includes:
- the LOC134496014 gene encoding thialysine N-epsilon-acetyltransferase-like, translated to MLGDVVLPGRLPENRASERASRPGAAAAMDPPAAGVSVRACRAEDCADVGRMIRELAVFEKLPEQVKITDEGLCEDGFCQDPFYKCVVAELPPECRSKEGHTIIGYGLYFFTYSTWKGRNIYMEDLYVMPEFRGKGVGRKLLSEIAKIGLEKGCSQMRLGVLDWNRGAIDFYLRRGAVDLTATEGWHFFRFEAEALQQLALGEAGTGGGLRSSRAQGPASAGREAARGFLPGPQNLHRLTQD
- the LOC134496013 gene encoding asialoglycoprotein receptor 1-like, with protein sequence MAGFAPQDSWRQRVCSGRRVTFILLGLLVVVTLSIIAFGFVGRNYSAALQSMEEDVKGVNRTIVAELAALEQKKANSLKTLLKVEQMVKNLSEEAKEVKTQFQDQITKLQATLQKLNCDLEDTKHNRTGPQRACCPKGWHLLGKSCYWVSAAQKTWNDAKEDCEGKNAHLVIITSYSEGQFVSALTKPRVTWIGLKYSSDTWKWVDGTTYTLRRIDWRPRQPNMFTPRAQNFAYCVMLYRDGLWSNEYCNTPIHWLCEMQVKQ